In Oryza sativa Japonica Group chromosome 11, ASM3414082v1, the following are encoded in one genomic region:
- the LOC4349778 gene encoding AT-hook motif nuclear-localized protein 7, producing MHMEGGEGIAVAGAGGGHEAGFGLFRAADVTMTEAQEAAKEYQSSPSSPSTSPTPSPPPVAASGHGGEAAATPTMWSLGGEKMPSEAAGDNGMQMSGHSEHASLSSGRRRGRPKGSGRRQILATLGEWYALSAGGSFTPHVIIVGTGEDVAGRIMSFSQKGPRSICILSANGTISNVALSQPGSSGSTFTYEGRFEILQLTGSFTMAEEGGRRRTGGLSVSLAGPDGRVVGGVVAGMLRAASPIQVIVGSFLPNSLKQHQRRMGLQQQPSAAPALPPPMAPPPVLTAAMPISQAAPGTNGCHAPQVSSMHPQAHTGVMEHSATASGAMNLNSSSSTGFTMVGWPVSSQSMGHRPSPDINVCLTPQE from the exons ATGCAcatggagggaggggagggcatTGCTGTAGCAGGTGCAGGTGGTGGCCATGAAGCCGGCTTCGGTTTGTTCAGAGCGGCCGATGTGACCATGACAGAGGCGCAAGAAGCAGCCAAGGAGTACCagtcttctccctcctcgccgtcgacgtctcctactccttccccgccgccggttgctGCCTCCGGCCATGGAGGGGAGGCCGCTGCAACGCCGACCATGTGGAGTTTGGGCGGCGAGAAGATGCCGAGTGAGGCTGCAGGGGACAACGGCATGCAGATGTCAGGCCACAGTGAGCATGCTAGCTTGAGCTCCGGACGGCGTAGGGGCCGGCCAAAAGGGTCCGGGAGACGCCAGATCCTAGCCACTCTAG GGGAATGGTATGCGCTATCAGCTGGAGGGAGCTTCACCCCTCATGTCATCATCGTAGGCACAGGGGAG GATGTGGCGGGGCGCATAATGTCCTTCTCTCAGAAGGGTCCACGCTCGATTTGCATCCTCTCTGCCAATGGGACCATCTCCAATGTGGCATTGAGCCAGCCTGGCTCGTCCGGTAGCACCTTCACCTACGAG GGTCGGTTTGAGATTCTGCAACTGACTGGCTCCTTTACAATGGCGGAAGAAGGTGGTCGGAGGAGAACTGGTGGGCTCAGTGTATCGCTTGCCGGTCCTGATGGCCGTGTCGTTGGTGGTGTAGTAGCTGGGATGCTGCGTGCCGCAAGCCCTATTCAG GTGATTGTGGGGAGCTTCCTGCCCAACAGCCTAAAGCAGCATCAGAGGAGGATGGGCCTACAACAGCAACCATCTGCTGCCCCGGCACTACCACCGCCTATGGCTCCACCTCCTGTGCTCACAGCTGCAATGCCTATCTCTCAGGCAGCTCCTGGAACTAATGGTTGCCATGCGCCGCAGGTCTCATCTATGCATCCGCAAGCCCACACCGGTGTAATGGAGCACAGTGCAACAGCCAGTGGCGCCATGAACCTTAACAGCTCAAGCTCCACAGGTTTCACCATGGTTGGGTGGCCAGTCAGCTCACAGTCCATGGGGCACAGGCCTTCACCTGACATCAATGTCTGCTTAACTCCTCAGGAGTAG
- the LOC4349779 gene encoding uncharacterized protein, producing MAYMRVTHRDEEGKKVTEKVPIPETRRPDTARHFERKLEEQGFHRLERHPANGPARAGIGAPPPKSGRGGKFTWEGPDGPVDAQLQPAPPAVDPNDPNYDEGDGAGVDEEVAKEVVIGEVEVAKVAEARDGVDVVAPAPLLQQEQQ from the coding sequence ATGGCGTACATGCGGGTGACTCACCGGGACGAGGAGGGGAAGAAGGTGACGGAGAAGGTGCCGATCCCGGAGACGCGGCGTCCCGACACCGCGAGGCACTTCGAGCGGAAGCTGGAGGAGCAAGGGTTCCACCGCCTGGAGCGCCACCCGGCGAACGGGCCCGCGCGGGCCGGcatcggcgcgccgccgcccaagtCCGGCCGCGGCGGCAAGTTCACCTGGGAGGGGCCCGACGGCCCCGTCGACGCCCAACTCCAGCCCGCCCCGCCCGCCGTCGATCCCAACGACCCCAACTacgacgagggcgacggcgccggaGTCGACGAGGAGGTTGCCAAGGAGGTCGTCATCGGCGAGGTGGAGGTCGCCAAGGTCGCCGAGGCCAGggacggcgtcgacgtcgtcgcgccggcgccgctgctccAGCAAGAGCAGCAGTAG
- the LOC9270769 gene encoding uncharacterized protein: MPSVCILVLPLNTNLVMFSPIVDVIPFSIKELRARVSDIFLNLSLKAIDISGVSMVVIDGLKCFMDLNLPLQTTFLAEVPLAKSLTGVLKICGQICHCFKYFACKKLYSMHPMLSDEEVTVTRCRLLKSPTSMIVIQQILDSPLHHSSFSSEAKKGNL, from the exons ATGCCATCAGTTTGCATCCTGGTGCTTCCATTGAACACCAACTTAGTTATGTTTTCGCCAATTGTGGATGTAATTCCATTTTCAAT TAAAGAGTTGCGAGCCAGAGTTTCTGATATCTTCTTGAACTTGTCTTTAAAAGCTATCGACATATCGGGCGTTTCGATGGTG GTCATTGATGGACTGAAATGTTTCATGGACCTTAATCTTCCATTACAGACGACATTCTTAGCGGAAGTTCCTCTTGCCAAATCCTTGACTGGGGTTCTCAAAATCTGTGGTCAG ATTTGTCACTGCT TTAAGTACTTTGCCTGTAAGAAGTTATACTCAATGCATCCAATGTTGTCAGACGAAGAAGTTACAGTAACAAGGTGCAGACTGCTAAAGTCACCGACTTCTATGATTGTGATCCAGCAAATCCTGGACAGCCCTTTGCACCATTCCTCTTTTTCAAGCGAAGCAAAAAAAG GCAACCTGTGA